The following are encoded in a window of Lichenicola cladoniae genomic DNA:
- a CDS encoding aldo/keto reductase, with amino-acid sequence MTDPHGTDLDAGRSGQFTIGGDLTVTRLGFGAMRITGPGIWGPPVNIEAARQTLRRLVELGVDFIDTADSYGPYVSEDLIAEVLKPYKGLTIATKGGLTRHGPNIWAPVGRPEYLRQCVLMSLRRLGLERIDLWQLHRVDAKVPQDEQFGAIAEMQREGLIRHVGLSEVSVETMKAAGRFFPVVSVQNRFNLVDRKSEDVLDYCEQQGIGFIPWAPLDGGALAREGSALTDIARDRGVGPGQVALAWMLRRSPVMLPIPGTGSPAHLEENVAAAALTLSDEEAAILDRQGAQASAKAGGR; translated from the coding sequence ATGACCGACCCACACGGCACCGACCTGGACGCCGGCCGATCGGGCCAGTTCACCATCGGCGGCGATCTGACAGTGACCCGGCTCGGCTTCGGCGCGATGCGTATTACCGGCCCGGGCATCTGGGGTCCGCCCGTGAACATCGAGGCTGCCAGGCAGACCCTTCGGCGCCTGGTCGAGCTCGGCGTCGACTTCATCGACACCGCCGACAGCTACGGTCCGTACGTGAGCGAGGATCTCATCGCCGAGGTTCTCAAGCCTTACAAGGGCCTCACGATCGCCACCAAGGGTGGCCTGACACGGCACGGGCCGAACATCTGGGCGCCGGTCGGCCGTCCCGAATATCTGCGCCAGTGCGTCCTGATGAGCCTGCGCCGCCTCGGGCTGGAGCGCATCGATCTGTGGCAGCTGCACCGCGTCGACGCCAAGGTGCCGCAGGACGAGCAGTTCGGTGCGATCGCCGAGATGCAGCGCGAGGGGCTGATCCGCCATGTCGGACTGAGCGAGGTCTCGGTCGAGACCATGAAGGCCGCGGGACGCTTCTTTCCCGTGGTCAGCGTGCAGAACCGGTTCAACCTGGTCGACCGCAAGAGCGAGGACGTGCTGGATTACTGTGAGCAGCAGGGCATCGGCTTCATCCCCTGGGCGCCGCTCGATGGCGGTGCGCTCGCTCGGGAAGGCTCGGCCCTGACCGACATCGCCCGCGATCGTGGTGTTGGACCCGGCCAGGTCGCGCTGGCCTGGATGCTGCGCCGGTCGCCGGTGATGCTGCCGATCCCCGGCACCGGCAGCCCGGCGCATCTCGAGGAGAACGTCGCTGCCGCGGCACTCACCCTCAGCGACGAGGAGGCGGCGATCCTGGATCGCCAGGGTGCCCAGGCGTCGGCGAAAGCAGGCGGCCGGTAA